In Tumebacillus amylolyticus, a single window of DNA contains:
- a CDS encoding EscU/YscU/HrcU family type III secretion system export apparatus switch protein, translating into MASDDKKPTPPKKAVALQYNHDRDTAPRIVASGRGAVADHILSLAQDSGVPMHEDRALVETLLAFEIGKEIPAELYQVVAEVLAFVQRLDKRDR; encoded by the coding sequence TTGGCCTCCGACGACAAGAAACCGACACCGCCGAAGAAAGCGGTCGCGCTGCAGTACAACCATGACCGAGACACCGCCCCGCGCATCGTCGCTTCCGGGCGGGGGGCCGTCGCGGATCACATCCTGTCTCTCGCGCAGGACTCCGGCGTCCCGATGCACGAAGACCGAGCGCTGGTCGAAACGTTGCTCGCCTTCGAAATCGGCAAAGAAATCCCCGCCGAACTCTACCAAGTCGTCGCCGAAGTCCTCGCCTTCGTCCAAAGGCTCGACAAACGCGACCGCTGA
- a CDS encoding flagellar hook-length control protein FliK, with the protein MRISTGQMAKIMMQTLQGAKDAGGQLELKVGTVVRATLMEFLSNNKSEAWLMIGNTKVRAQVEAHLQPGDQLDLLVTGEQMRGALELKLVGQPMRGDTGKAMQMDLASILNALQVPEGDEMKAMVQEFVSRSLPLNPDVLKQAGQVLKSLGSAPTPAQVATLGKMAELGIPINPSTFQAMDALDNGPKLHQLLTSVAASLDNILTDGEKSGASATAVSSGQTEASKGASSPATGQTQGTGTTTQTATSATESNAPKPAPQVVSNASSAQATDATADAEAKPTAFQAPTSASPDVAEQPPTSTTERTQEQTSSPAASAKTEPPATHSGPERTQSAFPENKNSRPLPTQADGNAVDDKLSSPRESARDSLKQLSKVVHDLAKDANTSADSLRDKAKQLGLAFEERLGAALRRLPADSDASVVRDAVQNALNSFTTEQQGSSLKEALLNVQRSAAELTAAGHGALADDVSTLLNNLTGQQLMSTPGQTQQRSDLFYQFSAVPLQMNGREQTVELHVMSRKGPGQKSLDPSNCYVLFRLDMPNLGPLDIHLHIVDRVVGVRFVSEDKETVQIEAAEQRDLRDKLQGVGYHLGVLKVEEKQPLQEGRQLPLLPPLLTQSSLDLRM; encoded by the coding sequence ATGCGCATCAGCACCGGGCAGATGGCGAAGATCATGATGCAGACGCTCCAAGGGGCGAAGGATGCCGGCGGCCAGTTGGAACTCAAAGTGGGCACCGTGGTTCGGGCCACTCTGATGGAGTTTCTAAGCAACAACAAGTCGGAAGCTTGGCTCATGATCGGCAACACCAAAGTACGGGCGCAAGTCGAAGCGCATCTGCAGCCGGGAGATCAACTGGATCTGTTGGTGACCGGAGAGCAAATGCGCGGGGCGCTTGAATTGAAGCTGGTCGGCCAGCCGATGCGCGGTGATACGGGCAAAGCTATGCAGATGGACCTCGCGAGCATCTTGAACGCCTTGCAAGTGCCCGAGGGGGACGAGATGAAAGCGATGGTACAGGAGTTCGTCTCGCGCAGTCTGCCGTTGAATCCGGATGTTTTGAAGCAGGCGGGGCAGGTGCTGAAGTCGCTGGGAAGTGCGCCGACGCCCGCACAGGTGGCAACGCTTGGCAAGATGGCGGAGCTCGGCATCCCGATCAACCCTTCGACGTTTCAGGCGATGGATGCGCTCGACAACGGACCGAAATTGCATCAACTGCTGACGAGCGTCGCAGCCTCGCTGGACAACATCCTCACCGACGGGGAAAAAAGCGGCGCGTCCGCTACCGCTGTATCGTCAGGGCAGACGGAGGCATCAAAAGGGGCTTCGAGCCCTGCAACGGGCCAAACGCAAGGGACTGGCACGACTACTCAGACTGCAACCTCGGCTACAGAATCGAATGCGCCGAAACCGGCACCCCAAGTTGTATCGAACGCGTCGTCCGCTCAGGCGACAGATGCGACGGCCGACGCTGAGGCAAAGCCGACGGCGTTTCAAGCGCCGACTTCTGCAAGCCCCGACGTCGCCGAACAACCCCCGACTTCGACGACAGAACGGACTCAAGAGCAGACCTCTTCTCCGGCGGCATCTGCGAAAACCGAACCACCGGCTACACACTCCGGTCCTGAGCGAACTCAGTCTGCTTTCCCGGAAAATAAGAATTCTCGACCGCTCCCGACACAAGCGGACGGGAATGCTGTCGATGACAAACTCTCTTCGCCCCGGGAAAGTGCCCGCGACTCCCTCAAGCAACTGTCGAAGGTGGTACACGATCTGGCGAAGGACGCGAACACGTCGGCCGACTCCTTGCGCGACAAAGCCAAGCAACTCGGTCTCGCATTTGAAGAACGCCTCGGAGCGGCCCTGCGCCGTCTCCCGGCAGACAGTGATGCTTCTGTGGTGCGGGACGCCGTTCAGAATGCCTTGAACAGTTTCACGACCGAACAGCAGGGATCGAGTCTCAAAGAAGCTCTTCTCAACGTCCAACGTTCCGCCGCCGAACTGACGGCTGCAGGGCACGGGGCTCTCGCGGATGATGTCAGCACGTTGCTGAACAACTTGACGGGCCAACAGTTGATGAGCACACCGGGACAGACACAGCAAAGGTCTGACCTTTTCTACCAGTTCAGTGCCGTTCCTCTACAGATGAACGGACGAGAGCAGACGGTGGAACTCCACGTGATGTCGCGCAAAGGGCCGGGGCAGAAAAGCCTCGACCCGTCGAACTGCTATGTGTTGTTCCGACTCGACATGCCGAACTTGGGGCCGCTTGATATTCATCTGCACATCGTAGACCGTGTGGTCGGCGTGCGATTCGTTTCGGAGGATAAAGAGACGGTGCAGATTGAAGCGGCCGAGCAGCGCGATCTGCGTGACAAGTTGCAGGGCGTGGGCTATCATCTCGGCGTGCTGAAAGTGGAAGAAAAGCAACCCTTGCAAGAAGGTCGGCAACTTCCGTTGTTGCCGCCGTTGTTGACGCAAAGCAGTCTTGACCTGCGGATGTAG